Below is a genomic region from Acidimicrobiia bacterium.
ACCGCCAACCCGCTTTTCATATCGGTGCTTCCCAAACCCCACAAAGTGTCGCCCTCTCGGCGCGACCCCTGCTGGCCCGGCACGGTGTCGGTGTGGCCGGCCAAAATCAAACGATGCTGGTGCCCCAACGTGGTGCGGGCCACCAAGTTGTCCCCCACCCGGTCAACGGTAAGACCGTCAATGGCACGAAGCTCAGCTTCCAAAAAAGCCACCAAAGCCTCTTCGTCGAAACTAACCGAAGGGATGTCCACCAGCTGCGCGGTAAGCGCTAAAAGATCAGCCATCTGCTCAGGTGCTCACGCCATGGCTACGCAGCACATCGTTAAGAGCCGACTTGTTGTGGCGCTCCCCCTCGGTGAGGCGTTTAATGACCAACACGCAAGGCAGACCGAAGGTGCCGCCAGAAAACTCTCGTGACCGAGTGGACTGCACCGCCACACACCACGGCGGGATTTCCCCCCGGCTAATTTCTTCGCCGGTTTCGGCATCAATAACCGGGATAGAAGCGGTAAGCACCGCCCCTGCACCCAGCACCACACCCTCGCCCACTCGGGCGCCTTCGGCAACAATGCACCGGCTACCAATTAAACACTCGTCGCCAATAACTACCGGCACTGCATTGGCGGGCTCTAACACCCCACCGATACCTACCCCGCCAGAAAGGTGCACGTTGCGGCCAATTTGAGCGCACGACCCTACGGTGGCCCAGGTATCGACCATAGTGTTTTCACCCACCCACGCCCCAATGTTGACAAAGCTGGGCATCATGATGACCCCCGGCGCCAAATAACTGCCCCAACGGGCCAGCGCCCCAGGAACCACTCGTACTCCCTGGGCCTCAAAATTAGACTTAAGAGGAATTTTGTCGGCGTACTCAAAAGGCGGCGTCTCAATGGTGGACATCTGCGCCTGTTTAAACAACAACAAGATGGCGTATTTGAGCCACTGGTTGACCACCACCCCATCAGGTCCTGGCTCGGCTACCCGAGCGCCACCGGAATCCAGCAACCCCACGGCCTCATGGATAATCGCATTGGCATCGGCGTCCTGAGCCTCCAACGTTTCTCGATTAGCCCAGAGTTCTTCTATTTGTGCTTGGAGTTCTGCCATGGGCAGAGACTACTCCCCGGCCCCGCCGCCACGGGTTCAATTTGTTTAACTTAAGGCCGAGGCCCGCTGGGCCACCAAAGCTAAGCGCTCATCGGTGGCCACCGCAGCCAAGCGAACATAGCCCGCTCCACGCTCCCCGTAGATTTCACCCAAGGTGGCGACCACTCCGAGTTCTTGAGCCAACCGGCTAATTAGCCCCGCGGCGTCTCCTTGCGGGGCTGCCACCCATAAATAAAACGATCCCCCCGGCAAGCAAGCCTCCACGCCCATCTGCCCCAACACCTCAATCAACAAGTTCAAACGGTTCAAATAACGCTGATGCTGCACCGCCACGTGGTCTTGGTCGCCCAAAGCCACCACGGCCGCCGCTTGAGCAGGGCCCGGAACCATTAACCCCTGGTGACGGCGGGTCTCTCGCAAATAACTCACCAGGTCTTGATCACCGGCGTAAAACCCAAAACGCAAACCCGCCAAATTGGAGCGCTTAGATAACGAATGCACCGCCACCACCCCTTGATGGCCATAATGCAAAATTGAACGAGCAGGGCCATTCCAAGTGAACTCCACGTAGCACTCGTCGCTAAACACCGGCACCCCGTTGCTGCGGCCCCATTCGGCAACTTCTTCAAGATCGTCAAGGCCGCCAGCCGGATTACCCGGGGTATTTACCCACAAAGCCAGTGCCCGTTGGGCATCTTGCGGGTCAATGCTCGAAACATCTAGCCGCCACTGATCGTCCATAGCCACCGGCACGGCACGACACCCGGCTAGCGCTGCCCCCATGGCGTACGAAGGGTAAGCCACTTCGGGGTACAAAATAGTGTCCCGCGAAGGGTCACGGAGTTTCAACAGATGAGGCAACCCCGCCACTAACTCTTTGGTACCGATGCAGGTACCTATTTCGGCTGGGGTTACGGAAACATTTAGCCGGCTATCCAACCAAGAGACAATGGCGTTTTCAATAATGCGTCGGCCAGCCAACGTGGGGTAAGGCCGGGCCGGGTCTGGGTCGGCCAGCACCGCAGCGATGAGGTCCGGTACGGGGTCTACCGGCGTACCGATAGACAAATCTACGGCCCCACCGGGCAACAGTTCTGCCTGTTGACGTAAAGCGCTCTGCCCATCAAAGGGCATGGGGGGCGGCACAAATCCCGATGACTGGTTCATGAGTTTGTCTTGGCTTCTGGGTCAATGAACTCTTCTAATCGGCCTACCGAAGCTTCTTCAAAACGAGCCCGTATTAGCCAACCTTGGCTGCCACTGGTCTCGTTGACTACCTCGCCTTCCCGATGCACTTGAGCCAAGATGTCTCCACGGTCAAAAGGGATCAACAGATCAACGGTGCGGGTCAAACGCCGAAGGTGCGAACCCACTACTTCTAAGAGATCTTCAAGGCCTTCGCCGGTGGTGGCCGAACACACCACCGAACCCGGTTCGCGGGCCTTCAACTGTTGAGCAGCCACTGGGTCAAGGTCAGCCTTATTAAAGACGAAAACTTCCGGCACGGTGTCGGCACCAATTTCTTTTAACACCGTGCGCACGGCGTTAATGCTGCCGGAGGGGTCGGGGTCTGAGGCATCCACGAGATGCAACAAAAGGTCCGCATCGATCACCACATCAAGCGTTGAGGTGAAGGCTTCCACCAGTTGATGGGGAAGTTTGCGCACAAAACCCACCGTGTCGGTCAAAAACACGGCCTCGCCACCGGCCAAGGCAAGACGCCGGGTGGTGGCGTCCAAGGTGGCAAACAAGCGGTCCTCTACCAACACCCCGGCATCGGTGAGCGCATTCAACAAGGTGGATTTTCCGGCGTTGGTGTAACCCACGATGGCCACCGCACGGTTGCTGGTTCGTTTGCGAGACTTCGATTGGGTGGCCCGGTTTTTGCGCAACTGTTTTAAGTTGCCTTCCAATTTAGTGATACGACGCATAAGCCGTCGACGGTCTACCTCGAGTTGCGTTTCACCCGGGCCACGGGTGCCGATACCGCCCGCTTGCTGAGAAAAAGTACGCCCCGAACGACGCAATCGCGGCAACCGGTAACGCAACTGAGCAAGTTCGACTTGCGCTTTACCTTCCGGGCTCGAAGCGTTCTGCGCAAAAATATCCAAGATGACCGCTGTGCGATCCAGGGCACTGCGTTTCAATATTTTTTCTAAATTACCTTGTTGAGCCGGAGACAACTCGTTATCAAAAACCACGGTGTCGGCGTCCAGAGACTCAGATATTTGACGAATCTCTTCGGCTTTACCGCTGCCCACATAGGTTGCTCGGTCGGGCGATAAACGGTTTTGCTGTACCCGAGCCACCGGGTCGGCCCCCGCCGTGTCAACCAGTCGAGCCAGTTCATCTAAAGACGCTTCGGCTTCTTCAATGTTGTCGCCCGGCAAAGTTACCGAAGCCAACACAATGCGCTCACGAAAAGCCCGGTCAATAAAACCGCTGCTTTCGCCACCGAACTCGCCAAACGCCCCCCGGTGGTCGCCTTCGAACGCTTCATCAAGTTCTTCGGTTTCTTCTGCTGGCTGGTCACCCATCAGTTACCTCAAAAGTTGTTTCAAAAGTAGACCGGCAACGGTAGGTCGGTTCGCCTTCTACAGTGATGTTGGCCACCCCGCCAGGCATAGACACCGCTACCTCGCCGCCCACCAGTCCCCAACGGTGCGCCACCAAAGCAGTGGCAGTGGCCCCGGTGCCACAGGCCTCGGTCAGCCCTACACCACGCTCCCAGGGGCGCATGGTCAGAGCGTTAGCGTCTTGGGCTTGCACGATGTGCACGTTGCAACCGGTGGGCATAAAGAAGGCCTCTACGGCGGGGCCCACCTGCGCAAGATCAACCGAATCTATGTTGTCGACTTCGATCACCAAATGCGGATTGCCTAAATCTATGGAATCCATACGGCCTCCACCGAGGCCCGCGAGGTCAAGGTTTAACCCCGCAAAATCCGGGCCCTTTTGAGGCTTACCCATACCCACGGTGGCCATTACCTGATCTTGGTTCGCGGCGCCATCTACCTTTATGGAGCGCGGCCCGGCTGTGGTGTCAACTTCAAGAGAAAGGTCATCAACGGAAAGCTTTTTCGCCAAAGCATGACCAAAGCACGCCAAACCGTTTCCGCTTACTTCGGCCCGACCGCCATCGGCATTAAATAACGAAAACATGTATTGGTTTTGGGTACCGGGGGTACCGAACACCAGGCCGTCGGCTCCCCACGGGCTGGAGCGATCACAAAAGCGGCGCGCCAAGGCGGGCGCCTGACTGGGGATCGTTTCGGCAAAGGCAATCAAGAAGTCGTTGCCTAACCCGTGGTAGCGGCTGATCTGCATAGTTAACAGTCTGGCCTCTGGGCGAGCCTCTGGGGTGGTTGATTAATGATTTGCCAACTCGTCAAAACGCAAGAGCACTTTTTCCAGCACTTCTTGCGAACTTTCTTGCACATCAAGCCATTCGATTCTTGGGTCGCGGCGAAACCAGCGTTCTTGACGGCGAGCAAAGCGGCGGGTATCACGCACCGCTTCGGCC
It encodes:
- the hflX gene encoding GTPase HflX; translation: MGDQPAEETEELDEAFEGDHRGAFGEFGGESSGFIDRAFRERIVLASVTLPGDNIEEAEASLDELARLVDTAGADPVARVQQNRLSPDRATYVGSGKAEEIRQISESLDADTVVFDNELSPAQQGNLEKILKRSALDRTAVILDIFAQNASSPEGKAQVELAQLRYRLPRLRRSGRTFSQQAGGIGTRGPGETQLEVDRRRLMRRITKLEGNLKQLRKNRATQSKSRKRTSNRAVAIVGYTNAGKSTLLNALTDAGVLVEDRLFATLDATTRRLALAGGEAVFLTDTVGFVRKLPHQLVEAFTSTLDVVIDADLLLHLVDASDPDPSGSINAVRTVLKEIGADTVPEVFVFNKADLDPVAAQQLKAREPGSVVCSATTGEGLEDLLEVVGSHLRRLTRTVDLLIPFDRGDILAQVHREGEVVNETSGSQGWLIRARFEEASVGRLEEFIDPEAKTNS
- the dapF gene encoding diaminopimelate epimerase, whose protein sequence is MQISRYHGLGNDFLIAFAETIPSQAPALARRFCDRSSPWGADGLVFGTPGTQNQYMFSLFNADGGRAEVSGNGLACFGHALAKKLSVDDLSLEVDTTAGPRSIKVDGAANQDQVMATVGMGKPQKGPDFAGLNLDLAGLGGGRMDSIDLGNPHLVIEVDNIDSVDLAQVGPAVEAFFMPTGCNVHIVQAQDANALTMRPWERGVGLTEACGTGATATALVAHRWGLVGGEVAVSMPGGVANITVEGEPTYRCRSTFETTFEVTDG
- a CDS encoding 2,3,4,5-tetrahydropyridine-2,6-dicarboxylate N-succinyltransferase; the protein is MAELQAQIEELWANRETLEAQDADANAIIHEAVGLLDSGGARVAEPGPDGVVVNQWLKYAILLLFKQAQMSTIETPPFEYADKIPLKSNFEAQGVRVVPGALARWGSYLAPGVIMMPSFVNIGAWVGENTMVDTWATVGSCAQIGRNVHLSGGVGIGGVLEPANAVPVVIGDECLIGSRCIVAEGARVGEGVVLGAGAVLTASIPVIDAETGEEISRGEIPPWCVAVQSTRSREFSGGTFGLPCVLVIKRLTEGERHNKSALNDVLRSHGVST
- a CDS encoding aminotransferase class I/II-fold pyridoxal phosphate-dependent enzyme; protein product: MNQSSGFVPPPMPFDGQSALRQQAELLPGGAVDLSIGTPVDPVPDLIAAVLADPDPARPYPTLAGRRIIENAIVSWLDSRLNVSVTPAEIGTCIGTKELVAGLPHLLKLRDPSRDTILYPEVAYPSYAMGAALAGCRAVPVAMDDQWRLDVSSIDPQDAQRALALWVNTPGNPAGGLDDLEEVAEWGRSNGVPVFSDECYVEFTWNGPARSILHYGHQGVVAVHSLSKRSNLAGLRFGFYAGDQDLVSYLRETRRHQGLMVPGPAQAAAVVALGDQDHVAVQHQRYLNRLNLLIEVLGQMGVEACLPGGSFYLWVAAPQGDAAGLISRLAQELGVVATLGEIYGERGAGYVRLAAVATDERLALVAQRASALS